Sequence from the Nerophis lumbriciformis linkage group LG02, RoL_Nlum_v2.1, whole genome shotgun sequence genome:
TCCgtgccaaaacagcacaatttcaaAACGTAACACAacttttgaaaagaaaaacaaacttatagataagaaatattgtttgaaaaacaatacaatagtagtaCAAACAGCTACAATACAGCAGTTTTATGAAGTTATGCAATACAgtcataatgtacagcatttacttctTCCAGCAGACTGAAGAGGATTTTTCTCATTAGATCCAACATGTACAACGAGCCAAGTTACCGAAAATTGAAGGCTGGTCAATAAGGCTGAAATAGCAGCGAGTGTTGGCATTGGAAAAGGGAATATTACTAGTTATGCTATCTCCCACAATCAGAGTTGTTGTGGAGAAGAGTGGATGCTTTTCAGGCAATGTGCTGTGAAGCAGAAGCTGAGAGGACTTTGCCGGTGTTCGTAGCCCAGCCGAGCAACAAACCCCCCCTGACACTCGGAGCAGCTTCAGGAGTGTGCATTAAACCGGGATGTGGGTGGAAGAGCAAGCCTAAGCAGGAAGAAGATGCTGGACAGAAAGCTTTGGAAGCTGGACCACTGCTAAAGGTTTGGTTTgcaatggttgaaaaacaaagttattttttgatctctagctataagctacacCATTTAGCTGCTCAGAGGCTCGCAATTGAAAGCATGACAAAAGCAGAGCGACATCTTTCACTGTATCTCATAATACTCGTAAGCTAAGGTACCACTCTTTTTACAACGGGTTGACGAATGGCAAGGAAACCCACGTGGTCTATAATTGCTGGTTTATTTTTCTATAACATGGAAGTTCTTAAAACATTTGGTTTTTGGTTAGTTTGATCATAAACTATTGGATggggtgtaaaaaaacaaaaacttgttaCCATGAAGCACTAACACACATTTCATACACACACCTTTCAATTTCTTTTATACATAAATAGATCTGTGGTGATTAGAAAGAGTAGACATCTCTTGTATCTTTTCAAATATTTATGTGAATGGAAATGGTTATGTTTTGTGTATGGATGTTTTTTATATGATGTGAAATTTGTGTCCAGTAAAACAGCACTAACAAATATCACGTTGATTGAGATGTTTGTATTAGTCTTCAGTTCTTAAAAGGGAGGCGAATCAAATGAAGTGTAGCGCCCCAATACCACCCCGCACTACACAGTAGTTTCATTCTTCCAGGGTCCAGTGCGTATATTCCCTGTGCCGTCTGAGGCGTAAAGTAGTCCCTCGTTCACGCCGCCCTTTAGAATTCCATTCTGATTGGGTGGGTTCTGGGCGTAGGATTGTCTGCGTGGGCCGTGCATTTCCATATGGTGATGGGGGATCGGCTCCTCCTCTGCCGCTTTGCTGCAACCGCACAGGAACACGCCTGCGTCTGCTGCCTCTGCTGGGCACAGGGAAGGGAAAAGGTCCGCCTTGGCGCAGCACACATGCCGGTGGCAGGGATTATGACATGCAAGGGCCTCGTGGGCAGTTGCTGCCGCCGCGTGGCATGTGTGATGTCCCTCGTGGAGGCCCTCGTGGACAAGATGTGGACATGTGTGGGTTTGACGCTCGTGGCTGCTGTGAGGACTGTCAGTGTGTGAGCTGTGCACGCTGCCTCCATCCACATTGGAAGGGATATGATAGGCGTATTCCCGCTCACTCGCCGCGCCACAAACACTAGTGGCAGACCGGCGGCTGAATTGGCGGCCTTTAGTCCTGGTGCTGGTCTTCAAGCAGGGGTGCAACTGTATGCCTGGTCGGTAACCCTCAGGATCGGCATGCAGCAGCACATGTGTTGCTGTAGGTTCCTCCTCCATCAGCTGCTGGCTGTGCAGGGCAGCGCAACACGGCGTCACGGGGGCCAGGCATGTTACGTGATTTTGTGAGGATGCAAGAGCAGCGTGTTTGCAGTGACTTACACTGCAGCTCATCACTGCTTCGCAAGGAGAGTCATGGTGGCAGTGGCTGTGACCGTAGCCGTGCGCCGGTGTATCTCCGTTCACGTTGACTTTGGGCGGAAGCTTGCCCTGTCCGTGGGCACCGGGGCAGGCGTTGGCCCGCCGTCCCGGACAACAAGAACACCAGCAGTGCCAGACGTCGTCCCGCTTGGCACAGTGATGGATGAGGATGAAGAGGCCAAGGGTGACGGAGAAGGCACCGTAAAGGCAACTGAAGATCATGTCCAGGAAGTGACCCTGGGAAACAGCCAGCGCCCCAAAAGTCCAGGTGGCCAAGAACAAGAAAAGAGTGAAGGCCGCCGTGCGTAATTGGGCCTTGAAGGAGTGCTCATTGGCCAGCAGTGCGGGATTAATGGGTACACCCGGGCAGCCGGCGGGGCAGTGGCTCCCAGTAGGTTGAGCTGTCATGGTGCCAGGCTCGGCGGCCTGCTGGCAGTGAGTTGGCACGTCGATGGAGGCCAACCTCTGCTGCTCTTCTGTCAGCTGTTTGAGCTCATACTTCTTTTCAGGGTGGCGCCGCAGCTGTATAAAGGTACAGAGGAAGTAAATGCATGTCACCAGGACGATGAGCGCCACCGGACCGAAGAAAGCTCCCAGGCTGGGCTCCCATGCCATCCAACAGCTGCATCGAACATAAACATAATCAGATATTAATGTTCACCGCAAAATGCAAACAAGAAGGTCTACAGCAGTGGTGTCAAACATGTGGTGTCAAAAATTAAGGACGCAGGGGCCACTTAACATATGCTAAAAACACatccacatcttagctttgttATAGCTAACACAGCAAATGATTGTAATATCTAATAACCATGAGATATTTGATTTCTTATTCTTATTATTCTTTATCAAAATTATTATTCTGCCAACTTTTTGAGGGCTATcgcacactcaaagttgtatacATGTTCACCATGACAGGACACACAAACATCCTCAAAGAGTCAAAGACCATatagagcaggggttcttaacctttttgacttcggggcccaacttttccactatagAGGAGCCCAGTGCCCCCTCAAATATTAACAATGAAATActgatcttactcttgattttaatcatattcaataattatatcttacTTGTTTAaaatttaacaggataaaccttgtcaaattatatgaaatcatgtgttaatcacaaagattatcatCAAGTCTTAGGCCAAGCtagttacaaaaataaatactaatcaaataaactgcaaaagaagggactcataaaaactgatgaaaaataaatgtgcatACAAATTAAGCGGTGCTTACATAAATCATTTTGAACTAAATACATGAAAATAATATAttggtttcttaaataaactataaaaaaatgtaagtgcaaaGGAAAATACAacatcaccactttagtcataatttttgcgcttagaaAAAATTATGTGACTTGAGTTCCagccttcttctgtttgtttgatgtagtcattactgccacaagtggtggtaaaatgtattacaactgaCTACCACTGTGGCCCAtaaggaccacagctgagaaacagatattttttggcagcaCTCTAGGGGGCGCTCGTGGTCCAACAATGGGTCTCCTATGTTTAAGAAATACTGATATAGAGTAAAATGCACATGTTGTCTGCCATTTTGCTTTTGAGGTCCTATTTTAGGGAAGATTTGTggctattttcatttttattttttgttttatcaaatgtttaaaaaaaattgttgtttatTTTCTCTGAGAATGTGTCGAAggccaaacaaaacaaataataataagctGCAGGCCACAAATGACCCCTGGGCCGCAATTTGGACACTCCTGCAGTACAGTATTTGTATTCCAAAACGTTTCAGCTGAAGACCACAGTTTATAAAATACATCATTCACTGCATAACTTTGACATTCATAACTAACACATTTTGCCAAAAAGTTTACGGCATCACCTAACAATTTTTAACCCAATATAAACTAACCCATTTGAGAACATGACCCTAAATCTGTCAAAGGCTGGTCTATGCAAACAAtattctcctgagaaccagcgtcctctgcagtagacatgTTCTTCTATTttctcagagttacacatttgagGAAAAGAAAAAAGTCTTTGACTGGTTGCCAGGTGGCTATTAATGTTAATTCAAAAGAGAAAACacttgtatgtacagtatgttcacACTTGCACCTGATCACCTTGTTTAAATGGAGTTGTTGTGTGTGCAAGAACTTACTATAGCGCTTGCTCCCCGCTGCCATAGTTGTCTATAttgactgctgctgtgacccCACAGATGATGAGGGGCACTCCACCGCTAACTAAATAAAATCTGGAAGAGAGAATGACAAAAAGTCCTtggttggttaaaaaaaataaaaatccctgTTTGAAACTAAAGCAATAGCCAAAGGCCTTTTTGATAAAGAGTCACTTACAAGCATTAATCTAAACAAATCCTGAGCCAATATAGAATGATTATCTATTACGACAGAAAGGTAGCCCTTGGCTTATGCCAAACTCATCATTTACAGTATTTAGTGATtgggataaaaataaatcaaagctTGTGGATACAAGGCTGTAATCAAAGATAAAGGCGGTCTAAAGAACTACAGTGTGTGACACCAAaactttagttaaaaaaaaaggatctacaaacccaaaaaccagtgaagttggcacattgtgtaaatagtgaataaaaacagaatacaatgatttgcaaatccttttcaacctatattcagttgaatagactgcaaggacaagatacTTAATATTTGAACTGtaaaaccttgttattttttgcaaatattagctcatttggaatttgatgcctgcaacatgtttgcaaaaagagtgataaagttgaggaatgctcatcaaacacttatttggaacatcccacaggtgaacaggctaattgggaacaggtgggtgccatgattgggtataaaagcagcttccacaaaatgctcagtcattcacaaacaaggatggggcgagggtcaccactttgtgaacaaatttgtgagcaaattgtcgaacagtttaagaacaacatttctcaacgagctattgcaaggaatttagcgatttcaccatctacggtccgtaatattatcaaaaggttcagagaatctggagaaatcactgcacataaaagcgatgatattacggactttcgatccctcaggctgtactgcatcaaaaaccgacatcagggtgtaaaggatatccccacataggctcaggaacacttcagaaaaccgctgtcagtaactacagttggtcgctacatctgtaagtgcaagttaatactctactattcaaagccaaagccatttatcaacaacacccagaaacgctgccggctttgctggaccCAAGCTCACctacgatggactgatgcaaaatggaaaagtgttctgtggtctgacgagtccacatttcaaatttttttggaaaatgtggtcgttgtgtcctccggatcaaagaggaaaagaactatccggattgttaggGTTCAATAGTTCAAAAGTTCaatagccagcatctgtgatggtttgggggtgtattagtgcccaaggcatgggtaacttacacatctgtgaaggcaccattaatgctgaaaggtacaggcaggttttggagcaacatatgttgccatccaagcaacgttgtcatggacgcccctgcttatttcagcaagacattgccaagccacgtgttacaacagcgtggcttcatagtaaaagagtgcgggtacaagactggcctgcctgtagtccagacctgtctcccattgaaaatgtgtggcacaatatgaagcgtaaaataccacaacggagaccccagactgttgaacaacttaagctgtacatcaagcaataatgggaaataattccacatgaaaaacttcaaaaatgtgtctcctcagttcccaaatgtgtattgagtgttgttaaaaggaaaggccatgtaacacagtggtaaaaatgcccctgtgccaacttttttgcaatatgttgctgccattaaattctaagataatgattatttgcaaaaaaaaataagttcctcagttcgaacattaaatatcttgtctttgcaatgtattcaattgaatataagttgaaaaggatttgcaaatcattgtattctgtttttattaattacaacgtgccaacttcactggttttgggttttgtacaacatgcactaaaacaaaatagaattaaatacaatacaatacaactgTTGCATTTGTGGAAACATCAAAATAGTGCACATTTAATTATATCTACTGCCTATGTTACCAAAGTTGAATGTGTGTACACCAGCTTTCATGGGGGGGTACATGATTAACATTACAAACAGCGTGACTACATTGGTGTCATAGCACTTCTAGTTAAGCGGTGCGCTTGAATGCCATGATTGTCTGTGTGGTGCTTATTGATCTTTCAGACACAAAGAGAAGTTGTTCATTGTTGTGCGGGCATTATATATGAACAAATAAGATTAATGGTTATGTTGTGCATCAAGAACGTGAAGATTTCATTTACATTGTGTGTTAACGAGAGCTGCTCTTCTTCTGTGGCGCTGTGACTGACCCATGGATTTTTGGAGCTACAGTATGACCCTGTTATTTGTTTCCTGACTTGATACACTGACTAGTATGGTTATAACTTATGTTCATCAATGTTGATTACTTATGTTCATCATATTAGCCAGCTACAGCTGGATGAGTTAACACATATAGCAAgtcgaaaaaataatttttcctcaaaatgataTATTTATAGAAAATGGTCTCTAATACATCAAACATGTGAGCACTCTACCACATTAGTCAACATGATCATACTTTAGATAGAATGCATTTCTTGCAGATTGAAAATGTATGCTAGTCGATATAAGAATGGATTGCTTATAAACAGTAATAATGACCTCAATGCCACATTTTTCAGGCTATAACCCGCTGATTTTTTCCTACTTGTTCGTTGTttgatctatgctgggacattaacactgcttctacagtttttttgaggaaactaaaatgcgcaaacattccgcagaaatcaatggtcaacttttacaactgtgccatcagcagtgtcctcacttacggatttttagtgtggtttgctaggccctccagcgagtggttaaagcggcggggaaaattacaaggacgatactcctagagatgagtgccatgtacacaactcgctgcctaaagcgagtacacaacatccagaaggacagataccacccagcacatggcctcttcaacctgctaccctctggaaggaggtatagatcgattcgcgccaggaccatcATAATGTCTCACAGTcagtatccccaggctgtgagactgctaaatgaacagcctgcccctttgctgccccagaccatcttattacctcactcttcaccacctcaataattgtgctctggacattgcattgttGCAACATCAaagtaacacccatcagacatctgactgttcccatccccacgtccctcttatcgcgatcttcccgacaatgctaaaatgctaaaatgtaaactattgtcaacctgcacatcaatgcagtttctatgccgctggacaaagctcaaacaaaatctcgttgttcatgtatgacttaagtgttattatgacaatgacaataaaggaattaattgattgattgattgattgtatgtCTGGACCACATCAGAGCATGCACATCGTGCTGTACCAGAAAAGGTGGCAGTTTACAGATTATAGTTGCGTGTTGCATCATGTTCCAAAATATACAAGCAGTAAAACACCACAGGTTGGAGCACTAAATGATATGGTGACAGCTGGTCAGACACGCAAAACCTTTATGGCAGTTTGCATCACTTTTGCTTGTTATGAAATGTATGCGCAATCTTACTAAATCACCCGCAACACTCTCACTTCTAGTACTTGAAATTGCATAGTTTGTACACGCTATTAAGAATTTATCATTTTGGATCCTAGTAGATCAGGACCATAGTTTGGCTTATTGTTGACATTCTGCACATTAAAGGGCCCcattaatgctgacaacattggcaattATGTCAGAGTGCCAGACCTAAAATGGTAAAAACAGTAGTGATTTTATGCTTTCTTTTTAGCAAGTTTTAGCATAATTTGGAATGCTCACCTATAGCTTCAAAAAGTGGACGGGCCTGCATCAGCATACTGTCATCACTTACAGAAGGCTGGAGGAAATTTTATATTGTGTCGTAGGTGAATTGGTTGTCTTCTTCCCTAATCATTATATGTATGCGCATAATTTTAAGTAATTATCAAATATGACTGCCAGATGCAATGTTGCAGGTTGTAACCGTTTTTTCAAGATTTCCCGTGGGCATTACACCCCTCTGTGAAAGTAATTTTCCACTTCCTCAAGGTAAAGCAGAGGCcataaatgttaaaattgtttcacATCGTTTAGATTTATCATGTAACATTTTTTTAGCATGTCCTATCCAgccactcaggaaaatcatattgttgatgtagatgtccatatttgctgtacagagtGTGTGATATTTCTCCTGatgccttatttttatttgactttgtgAAATGGATGTATTTAATGTTTGGCAGAGCCATACCGGagtaggaggggatagaaagaagaagaagaaaaagaaaagacagagggggaaattgtggggacaaggagACAAGACAAATAGACAACAAAATCAAaaacaacagcaagaatagaacaacatcagcaaatacaatatgtacaaatatgatacaaaaaagTAGAGCAAAGAACCAGTTAATGAAGTAGACAGTAATACCACAGAAAAGACAATAATCATTTTTGTACTACAAATGAAGCAatacaaataacaatatatacaacaATATTGGTAATGATTAATAAacataattacctctattatcaacattacaattgcttcaaatgcaacaatacatacatgtaatgaATACTTAAATTACAATGGAAAGCAGATAAAGaggggagagagaaagaggagcggactatttcaccacaccttgtgtgtgtgtgtgacaatcattggtattttaactttaactatatttAATCTTATAGATTTTTATGGTAACAGCTTTAGCAGTGTCCCTTGTTTGTACCCAGTTTCCCCAAGGGTTGAACAATGTtattatgtttgatgaaacgtgattatatgcgcgAGTggcatgtatgtacagtatgtatgtatgtttatacagtgaatgtgcgtgtggatgtatgtaccctgtgtgtgtatgtttgtatttctGTATGTTTGTGCGTGCGTATGTACCAATGTATGCGCGTATGTTCCTTTGTATGTGCGTATGCATgtatcaatgtatatatgtatgtatgaaga
This genomic interval carries:
- the adgra1b gene encoding adhesion G protein-coupled receptor A1 isoform X5, yielding MLWLGVTARNIYKQVVKKPPQSQDGDPPRPPKQPLLRFYLVSGGVPLIICGVTAAVNIDNYGSGEQALYCWMAWEPSLGAFFGPVALIVLVTCIYFLCTFIQLRRHPEKKYELKQLTEEQQRLASIDVPTHCQQAAEPGTMTAQPTGSHCPAGCPGVPINPALLANEHSFKAQLRTAAFTLFLFLATWTFGALAVSQGHFLDMIFSCLYGAFSVTLGLFILIHHCAKRDDVWHCWCSCCPGRRANACPGAHGQGKLPPKVNVNGDTPAHGYGHSHCHHDSPCEAVMSCSVSHCKHAALASSQNHVTCLAPVTPCCAALHSQQLMEEEPTATHVLLHADPEGYRPGIQLHPCLKTSTRTKGRQFSRRSATSVCGAASEREYAYHIPSNVDGGSVHSSHTDSPHSSHERQTHTCPHLVHEGLHEGHHTCHAAAATAHEALACHNPCHRHVCCAKADLFPSLCPAEAADAGVFLCGCSKAAEEEPIPHHHMEMHGPRRQSYAQNPPNQNGILKGGVNEGLLYASDGTGNIRTGPWKNETTV
- the adgra1b gene encoding adhesion G protein-coupled receptor A1 isoform X4, which translates into the protein MFTDEWDSLDWEDLKKVLSFPPYPGEFLHPVVYACTAVMLLCLFASIITYIVHHSAIRISRKGWHILLNFCFHTALTFAVFAGGINRIKYPIICQAVGVVLHYSSLATMLWLGVTARNIYKQVVKKPPQSQDGDPPRPPKQPLLRFYLVSGGVPLIICGVTAAVNIDNYGSGEQALYCWMAWEPSLGAFFGPVALIVLVTCIYFLCTFIQLRRHPEKKYELKQLTEEQQRLASIDVPTHCQQAAEPGTMTAQPTGSHCPAGCPGVPINPALLANEHSFKAQLRTAAFTLFLFLATWTFGALAVSQGHFLDMIFSCLYGAFSVTLGLFILIHHCAKRDDVWHCWCSCCPGRRANACPGAHGQGKLPPKVNVNGDTPAHGYGHSHCHHDSPCEAVMSCSVSHCKHAALASSQNHVTCLAPVTPCCAALHSQQLMEEEPTATHVLLHADPEGYRPGIQLHPCLKTSTRTKGRQFSRRSATSVCGAASEREYAYHIPSNVDGGSVHSSHTDSPHSSHERQTHTCPHLVHEGLHEGHHTCHAAAATAHEALACHNPCHRHVCCAKADLFPSLCPAEAADAGVFLCGCSKAAEEEPIPHHHMEMHGPRRQSYAQNPPNQNGILKGGVNEGLLYASDGTGNIRTGPWKNETTV